A region of Vitis vinifera cultivar Pinot Noir 40024 chromosome 15, ASM3070453v1 DNA encodes the following proteins:
- the LOC100245369 gene encoding probable glutathione S-transferase produces the protein MAEEVKLFRTWSTPFALRIVWALKIKGVEYETIFEDLYNKSPSLLQYNPAHKKVPVLVHNGKPISESYVILEYIDETWKETPLLPEDPYERAMARFWAKFGDDKVFTSIFGGVFVKEGKEQEEAMVEAMENLQFLEEELRGKKFFGGERIGFVDLALGWLANLISILEDVAGLKIVGEDKFPLLSAWMKDFADSPIIKDNWPPRDKMIAKFQALRDAKLAAAASK, from the exons ATGGCGGAAGAAGTGAAACTTTTCAGAACATGGTCAACTCCTTTTGCTCTGAGGATTGTTTGGGCTCTCAAAATCAAAGGCGTTGAGTATGAAACCATATTTGAAGATCTCTACAACAAGAGCCCTTCACTTCTCCAGTATAATCCTGCCCACAAAAAGGTTCCAGTTCTTGTACACAATGGAAAACCGATCTCTGAATCGTATGTCATTCTTGAATACATTGATGAGACATGGAAGGAAACTCCCTTGTTGCCTGAAGACCCTTACGAGAGAGCCATGGCCCGCTTCTGGGCCAAATTTGGTGATGATAAG GTTTTTACATCAATTTTTGGGGGTGTCTTCGTCAAGGAAGGTAAAGAGCAGGAGGAAGCTATGGTTGAAGCCATGGAGAACCTCCAGTTCTTGGAAGAAGAACTCAGGGGAAAGAAGTTCTTTGGTGGAGAAAGGATTGGGTTTGTTGATCTTGCATTGGGTTGGCTTGCTAACTTGATCAGCATATTGGAAGATGTAGCTGGCCTGAAAATTGTGGGTGAAGACAAGTTTCCATTGTTGTCGGCGTGGATGAAAGACTTTGCGGATTCTCCAATAATCAAGGACAACTGGCCACCTCGAGACAAGATGATTGCCAAGTTCCAGGCCCTTCGTGATGCCAAACTTGCAGCAGCAGCATCTAAATGA
- the LOC132255159 gene encoding uncharacterized protein LOC132255159, protein MATTWAPRPNPMATPMVQNVHPHHDPVVTPVMRNGLSDFKWPRPIGTDPSTRDRSRRCVFHKDHGHTTETCRAFQYLVERLIKAGHLKQYLRSDNGGRDASQHHNPGAPRAPAAPKAVINYINGSPSDEEYDSRRKRQKLLRAASIRERINSIRPGLTGGGSSADLVQASVVGHMGHSLTGLENPGRILSGFNGSSTISLGDIVLPVQAGPVTLNVQFSVVQELSPFNVILRHTWLHYMKAIPSTYHQMVSFLTNDGQIDLYGSQLAVRQCYQIARLTSFQLPDPSGRRLDVSTQIDKKLSGMRLTNC, encoded by the exons atgGCCACAACCTGGGCACCACGCCCTAACCCCATGGCCACCCCCATGGTGCAAAACGTTCACCCGCATCATGACCCCGTAGTCACCCCcgtgatgcggaac gGCTTGTCCGACTTCAAGTGGCCTAGACCCATTGGAACGGACCCATCCACAAGGGATCGTAGTAGGAGATGTGTCTTCCACAAGGATCATGGccatacaacagagacatgcCGAGCTTTCCAATATCTGGTCGAGAGGCTCATAAAAGCAGGgcatttgaagcaatacctccgaTCAGATAATGGAGGAAGGGACGCATCCCAACATCACAACCCCGGGGCCCCTAGGGCCCCAGCTGCCCCCAAGgccgttataaactatattaacggaagtccatctgacgaggagtaCGACTCCAGGCGAAAGAGGCAAAAATTGTTGCGGGCCgcatcaatacgcgaacgcatcaATTCCATCCGGCCTGGGCTAACTGGAGGGG GCAGTTCGGCCGATCTTGTGCAAGCATCAGTCGTTGGCCACATGGGACACAGTCTCacaggcctcgaaaaccctggacgaatcctatccggattcaacgggtctTCAACTATATCCTTAGGAGACAttgtactgccggtccaagcaggcccagtcactctcaacgtacagtTTTCAGTAGTACAggagttatcacccttcaatgtcattttgAGGCACACATGGCTCCACTACATGAAAGCtatcccctctacatatcatcaaatggtgagttttctCACCAACGATGGCCAAATCGACCTATATGGCAGCCAATTAGCCGTTCGCCAATGCTATCAGATAGCAC GCTTAACGTCTTTCCAGCTGCCAGACCCGTCCGGCAGAAGATTAGACGTTTCCACCCAGATAGACAAGAAGTTATCCggaatgagattgacaaattgctag